From a region of the Pseudanabaena sp. ABRG5-3 genome:
- a CDS encoding mechanosensitive ion channel domain-containing protein — MLQTSSNHLFIWAIALIVGLALSVIILGEVIYRLQHRRRPLAATLQVVRNLVLPMFAFMLFVQYVLQRPASDDIVKSVQTLFWICVLHAALSLLNAVIFEQAKADTWRARVPKLLIDLFRLFLVLLGTAIVLATVWNADLAGLVTALGVSSIVIGLALQDTLGSVMSGIALLFERPFSVGDWLKVGEIQGQVIDINWRAVRLITFEREMVIIPHKLMGNEIIRNFSRPLSLHAERIRVGFSYKDPPNLAKHVLHNTALETQGILKNPDPQIFTVSYDDSAITYEVKFFIGDYGELEEIRDRFMSRLWYAAQRNSLTIPFPIRTLYHFHGPTSEAKGTSKKFTESLQSLPAFVPLDKSTHPNTSTSGIALQHFGAGETVIKQGAENNSLYIVVAGSAMMMVRDATGNSHEMLMVKNGEFFGEMTLFSGETSPISVTAVEDLEVMMISAEAVNQMIDRQPNFAREISQILETRRRVVNTIQNS; from the coding sequence ATGCTCCAAACTAGCTCTAATCATCTATTTATTTGGGCGATCGCCTTAATCGTTGGGCTTGCCCTATCCGTGATTATCCTTGGTGAAGTGATCTATCGCCTTCAACATCGCCGCCGCCCCCTTGCCGCTACATTGCAAGTAGTGCGGAATTTAGTTTTGCCGATGTTTGCCTTCATGTTGTTTGTGCAGTATGTGCTACAACGTCCTGCCAGTGATGACATCGTTAAGAGTGTCCAAACTCTCTTTTGGATTTGTGTACTCCATGCGGCGCTCTCGTTACTCAATGCCGTGATTTTTGAGCAAGCCAAAGCTGATACTTGGCGAGCGCGAGTTCCCAAATTATTAATCGATTTATTTCGCCTGTTTTTAGTATTGCTGGGAACAGCGATCGTGCTTGCCACGGTATGGAATGCGGACTTAGCGGGATTAGTGACTGCTCTGGGTGTGAGTTCGATTGTCATCGGCTTAGCGCTTCAGGATACCCTTGGTAGCGTCATGTCAGGGATTGCCCTTTTATTTGAACGTCCTTTTTCCGTAGGTGATTGGCTCAAGGTTGGTGAAATTCAAGGTCAGGTCATCGATATCAATTGGCGAGCTGTACGCTTGATTACCTTCGAGCGCGAGATGGTGATTATCCCCCATAAACTTATGGGCAATGAAATTATCCGTAACTTCAGTCGTCCCTTATCTCTCCATGCTGAACGTATTCGTGTGGGCTTCTCTTACAAAGATCCGCCAAACCTTGCGAAACACGTTCTTCATAATACGGCTCTTGAAACTCAGGGCATTCTCAAAAATCCCGATCCCCAGATTTTCACGGTTTCCTATGATGATTCGGCAATTACCTATGAGGTAAAATTTTTTATTGGTGACTATGGCGAATTAGAGGAAATACGCGATCGCTTTATGAGTCGTCTCTGGTATGCTGCCCAGCGCAATAGCTTGACGATTCCTTTTCCCATCAGGACGCTCTATCATTTTCATGGTCCCACCTCCGAGGCGAAAGGAACCTCGAAAAAATTTACCGAAAGTCTGCAATCTCTCCCTGCCTTTGTGCCATTGGATAAGTCCACACACCCCAATACATCGACTTCGGGAATTGCCTTGCAGCATTTCGGCGCAGGAGAAACGGTGATTAAGCAAGGTGCTGAAAACAACTCTCTCTACATCGTGGTGGCAGGCAGCGCAATGATGATGGTGCGGGATGCCACTGGTAATAGTCATGAAATGCTAATGGTTAAAAATGGTGAGTTCTTTGGTGAAATGACGCTGTTTTCGGGTGAGACGAGTCCGATTTCGGTAACTGCGGTTGAGGATTTGGAAGTAATGATGATTTCGGCGGAGGCGGTCAATCAAATGATTGATCGCCAGCCTAACTTTGCCCGTGAAATCAGCCAAATCCTAGAAACCCGTCGCCGTGTGGTAAATACAATTCAGAATAGCTAA